Proteins from one Lepidochelys kempii isolate rLepKem1 chromosome 6, rLepKem1.hap2, whole genome shotgun sequence genomic window:
- the LOC140913665 gene encoding uncharacterized protein isoform X1: MTARGGGRREGPSRARRGDPGAEPGPSGACGSEPPLQAAAPARGAMLLTFEDVALYFSPAEWALLGEEQRQLYRHVMWENYQTLVSLGIQTRKPVVISSIEQGEELCVQYPTEDGDGDILSGTWPDFPDAEETWDWSAIESSLGFFLTQSSSSGTAGARNQSRAEGQTPEEGPGNLKPPRPFPGTSGKNHSKKSERGRHQKRQGRSQRLRKNLARKEPATPKSHQRRPRPHLKPPAEGQSEPRKSLYTCRVCREEFKVQRDLISHHWTVHRRQNLYQCSECGESFRRKKAFKAHGKIHRKERAHPCSECGKIFNRASHLIAHQRIHTGERPYCCAECGKRFFQISALTMHKRIHSGERPYACAECGKCFMYSSTLNRHQRIHSEKRPHRCTQCGKGFKLTSSLTRHLRIHSGERPFLCHECGKRFNLQEHLIRHQTTHTGERPHRCAECGKSFSLLQSLRRHQRVHRGGTPHHCAECGKTFSCLENLTRHQRVHTGEKLHRCADCGKGFVRLHHLTSHQRIHTGERPHCCTECGKRFTQLSGLTTHLRIHTGERPYPCTQCEKRFAHSLSLAKHQRTHGAGTPDP, translated from the exons ATGACTGCGCGAGGGGGCGGGCGAAGGGAGGGACCTTCTCGTGCCCGCCGCGGAGACCCGGGGGCCGAGCCCGGCCCGAGCGGCGCGTGCGGGAGCgagccccctctgcaggctgCAGCCCCGGCGCGCGGGGCG ATGTTGCTGACGTTTGAGGATGTGGCCTTGTATTTCTCCCCAGCGGAGTGGGCCCTGCTGGGCGAGGAGCAAAGGCAACTTTACAGACACGTCATGTGGGAAAATTACCAGACTCTGGTCTCGTTAG GAATCCAAACCCGCAAGCCAGTGGTGATCTCCAGCATAGAGCAAGGGGAAGAGCTGTGTGTCCAGTATCCCACAGAAGATGGAGATGGGGACATCCTGAGTGGCACCTGGCCAG ATTTTCCAGATGCAGAGGAGACCTGGGACTGGTCGGCAATTGAAAGCTCCTTGGGCTTCTTCCTCACACAAAGCTCTTCCTCTGGAACGG CAGGGGCGAGgaaccagagcagagctgaggggCAGACTCCTGAGGAAGGGCCTGGCAACCTGAAGCCACCCAGGCCTTTCCCAGGGACATCAGGGAAGAACCATTCCAAGAAATCTGAGCGAGGAAGgcaccagaagaggcagggcaggtcACAAAGGCTGAGGAAGAACCTGGCCAGGAAGGAGCCAGCAACCCCAAAAAGCCATCAGAGGAGACCCAGGCCACATCTAAAGCCTCCTGCAGAGGGTCAATCTGAGCCCAGAAAGAGCCTATATACCTGCCGTGTGTGCAGGGAAGAATTCAAGGTGCAGAGAGACCTGATAAGCCATCACTGGACGGTTCATAGGAGACAGAATCTCTATCAATGTAGTGAGTGTGGGGAGAGCTTCAGGAGAAAAAAGGCATTCAAAGCACATGGGAAAATCCACAGAAAGGAGAGAGCCCATCCCtgttctgagtgtgggaaaatATTCAACCGGGCATCCCATCTCATTGctcaccagagaatccacaccggCGAGAGACCCTATTGCTgtgctgagtgtgggaaaagattcTTCCAAATATCAGCTCTTACCATGCACAAGAGAATCCactcaggagagagaccctatgccTGCGCTGAGTGCGGGAAGTGCTTTATGTATTCGTCTACCCTTAACAGACACCAGAGAATCCACTCAGAAAAGCGGCCCCATCGCTGTACCCAGTGTGGGAAAGGCTTCAAACTTACATCAAGTCTTACTAGACACCTGAgaatccacagtggagagagaccctTCCTGTGCCAcgagtgtgggaaaagattcAACCTACAAGAACATCTCATTAGACACCAGACAACACACACTGGGGAGCGACCCCATCGCTGcgctgagtgtgggaaaagtttcagtctCCTTCAAAGTCTCCGGAGACACCAGAGAGTCCACCGTGGGGGGACCCCTCATCACTGCGCCGAGTGCGGGAAAACATTCAGTTGTCTGGAAAATCTCACTAGACACCAGCGAGTCCACACGGGGGAGAAACTCCATCGCTGCGCTGACTGTGGGAAAGGCTTTGTCCGTCTGCATCATCTCACTAGCCACCAGAGGATCCACACTGGGGAGAGACCCCATTGTTGCACTGAGTGCGGGAAAAGATTCACCCAGTTGTCTGGCCTCACCACCCACctgagaatccacacgggagagcgACCCTATCCCTGCACGCAGTGTGAGAAGCGCTTTGCTCACTCGTTGTCTCTTGCTAAACACCAGCGAACCCATGGGGCGGGGACTCCTGACCCTTGA
- the LOC140913665 gene encoding uncharacterized protein isoform X2 produces the protein MCTNFQTLQGPPSCVDHCTSASPATALPLPVCKLCHAELGCLSFQMLLTFEDVALYFSPAEWALLGEEQRQLYRHVMWENYQTLVSLGIQTRKPVVISSIEQGEELCVQYPTEDGDGDILSGTWPDFPDAEETWDWSAIESSLGFFLTQSSSSGTGARNQSRAEGQTPEEGPGNLKPPRPFPGTSGKNHSKKSERGRHQKRQGRSQRLRKNLARKEPATPKSHQRRPRPHLKPPAEGQSEPRKSLYTCRVCREEFKVQRDLISHHWTVHRRQNLYQCSECGESFRRKKAFKAHGKIHRKERAHPCSECGKIFNRASHLIAHQRIHTGERPYCCAECGKRFFQISALTMHKRIHSGERPYACAECGKCFMYSSTLNRHQRIHSEKRPHRCTQCGKGFKLTSSLTRHLRIHSGERPFLCHECGKRFNLQEHLIRHQTTHTGERPHRCAECGKSFSLLQSLRRHQRVHRGGTPHHCAECGKTFSCLENLTRHQRVHTGEKLHRCADCGKGFVRLHHLTSHQRIHTGERPHCCTECGKRFTQLSGLTTHLRIHTGERPYPCTQCEKRFAHSLSLAKHQRTHGAGTPDP, from the exons ATGTGTACGAACTTTCAAACCCTCCAGGGCCCTCCCAGTTGCGTGGACCACTGTACGTCTGCCTCACCTGCAACAGCTCTTCCTCTACCCGTGTGTAAACTTTGCCATGCTGAGTTGGGTTGTTTGTCCTTTCAGATGTTGCTGACGTTTGAGGATGTGGCCTTGTATTTCTCCCCAGCGGAGTGGGCCCTGCTGGGCGAGGAGCAAAGGCAACTTTACAGACACGTCATGTGGGAAAATTACCAGACTCTGGTCTCGTTAG GAATCCAAACCCGCAAGCCAGTGGTGATCTCCAGCATAGAGCAAGGGGAAGAGCTGTGTGTCCAGTATCCCACAGAAGATGGAGATGGGGACATCCTGAGTGGCACCTGGCCAG ATTTTCCAGATGCAGAGGAGACCTGGGACTGGTCGGCAATTGAAAGCTCCTTGGGCTTCTTCCTCACACAAAGCTCTTCCTCTGGAACGG GGGCGAGgaaccagagcagagctgaggggCAGACTCCTGAGGAAGGGCCTGGCAACCTGAAGCCACCCAGGCCTTTCCCAGGGACATCAGGGAAGAACCATTCCAAGAAATCTGAGCGAGGAAGgcaccagaagaggcagggcaggtcACAAAGGCTGAGGAAGAACCTGGCCAGGAAGGAGCCAGCAACCCCAAAAAGCCATCAGAGGAGACCCAGGCCACATCTAAAGCCTCCTGCAGAGGGTCAATCTGAGCCCAGAAAGAGCCTATATACCTGCCGTGTGTGCAGGGAAGAATTCAAGGTGCAGAGAGACCTGATAAGCCATCACTGGACGGTTCATAGGAGACAGAATCTCTATCAATGTAGTGAGTGTGGGGAGAGCTTCAGGAGAAAAAAGGCATTCAAAGCACATGGGAAAATCCACAGAAAGGAGAGAGCCCATCCCtgttctgagtgtgggaaaatATTCAACCGGGCATCCCATCTCATTGctcaccagagaatccacaccggCGAGAGACCCTATTGCTgtgctgagtgtgggaaaagattcTTCCAAATATCAGCTCTTACCATGCACAAGAGAATCCactcaggagagagaccctatgccTGCGCTGAGTGCGGGAAGTGCTTTATGTATTCGTCTACCCTTAACAGACACCAGAGAATCCACTCAGAAAAGCGGCCCCATCGCTGTACCCAGTGTGGGAAAGGCTTCAAACTTACATCAAGTCTTACTAGACACCTGAgaatccacagtggagagagaccctTCCTGTGCCAcgagtgtgggaaaagattcAACCTACAAGAACATCTCATTAGACACCAGACAACACACACTGGGGAGCGACCCCATCGCTGcgctgagtgtgggaaaagtttcagtctCCTTCAAAGTCTCCGGAGACACCAGAGAGTCCACCGTGGGGGGACCCCTCATCACTGCGCCGAGTGCGGGAAAACATTCAGTTGTCTGGAAAATCTCACTAGACACCAGCGAGTCCACACGGGGGAGAAACTCCATCGCTGCGCTGACTGTGGGAAAGGCTTTGTCCGTCTGCATCATCTCACTAGCCACCAGAGGATCCACACTGGGGAGAGACCCCATTGTTGCACTGAGTGCGGGAAAAGATTCACCCAGTTGTCTGGCCTCACCACCCACctgagaatccacacgggagagcgACCCTATCCCTGCACGCAGTGTGAGAAGCGCTTTGCTCACTCGTTGTCTCTTGCTAAACACCAGCGAACCCATGGGGCGGGGACTCCTGACCCTTGA